Proteins encoded by one window of Macaca fascicularis isolate 582-1 chromosome 10, T2T-MFA8v1.1:
- the LAMP5 gene encoding lysosome-associated membrane glycoprotein 5 isoform X1 translates to MDLQGRAVPSVDRLRVLLMLFHTMAQIMAEQEVENLSGLSTNPEKDIFVVRENGTTCLMAEFAAKFIVPYDVWASNYVDLITEQADIALTRGAEVKGRCGHSESELQVFWVDRAYALKMLFVKESHNTSKGPEATWRLSKVQFVYDSSEKTHFKDAVSAGKHTANSHHLSALVTPAGKSYECQAQQTISLASSDPQKMVTMILSAVHIQPFDIISDFVFSEEHKCPVDEREQLEETLPLILGLILGLVIVVTLAIYHVHHKMTANQVQIPRDRSQYKHMG, encoded by the exons ATGGATCTCCAAGGAAGAGCGGTCCCCAGCGTCGACAGACTTCGAGTTCTCCTGATGTTGTTCC ATACAATGGCTCAAATCATGGCAGAACAAGAAGTGGAAAATCTCTCAGGCCTTTCCACTAACCCTGAAAAAGATATATTTGTGGTGCGGGAAAATGGGACGACGTGTCTCATGGCAGAGTTTGCAGCCAAATTTATTGTACCTTATGATGTGTGGGCCAGCAATTACGTAGAT CTGATCACAGAACAGGCTGATATCGCACTGACCCGGGGAGCTGAGGTGAAGGGCCGCTGTGGCCACAGCGAGTCGGAGCTGCAAGTGTTCTGGGTGGATCGCGCCTACGCACTCAAAATGCTCTTTGTAAAG GAAAGCCACAACACGTCCAAGGGACCTGAGGCGACTTGGAGGCTGAGCAAAGTGCAGTTTGTCTACGACTCCTCCGAGAAGACCCACTTCAAAGATGCCGTCAGTG CTGGGAAGCACACAGCCAACTCGCACCACCTCTCTGCCTTGGTCACCCCCGCTGGGAAGTCCTATGAGTGTCAAGCTCAACAAACCATTTCACTAGCCTCTAGTGATCCACAGAAGATGGTCACCATGATCCTGTCTGCGGTCCACATCCAACCTTTTGACATTATCTCAGATTTTGTCTTCAGTGAAG AGCATAAATGCCCAGTGGATGAGCGGGAGCAACTGGAAGAAACCTTGCCCCTGATTTTGGGGCTCATCTTGGGCCTCGTCATTGTGGTAACACTCGCAATTTACCACGTCCACCACAAAATGACTGCCAACCAGGTGCAGATCCCTCGGGACAGATCCCAGTATAAGCACATGGGCTAG
- the LAMP5 gene encoding lysosome-associated membrane glycoprotein 5 isoform X3, with protein sequence MDLQGRAVPSVDRLRVLLMLFHTMAQIMAEQEVENLSGLSTNPEKDIFVVRENGTTCLMAEFAAKFIVPYDVWASNYVDLITEQADIALTRGAEVKGRCGHSESELQVFWVDRAYALKMLFVKESHNTSKGPEATWRLSKVQFVYDSSEKTHFKDAVSAGKHTANSHHLSALVTPAGKSYECQAQQTISLASSDPQKMVTMILSAVHIQPFDIISDFVFSEDQDLQYFHHR encoded by the exons ATGGATCTCCAAGGAAGAGCGGTCCCCAGCGTCGACAGACTTCGAGTTCTCCTGATGTTGTTCC ATACAATGGCTCAAATCATGGCAGAACAAGAAGTGGAAAATCTCTCAGGCCTTTCCACTAACCCTGAAAAAGATATATTTGTGGTGCGGGAAAATGGGACGACGTGTCTCATGGCAGAGTTTGCAGCCAAATTTATTGTACCTTATGATGTGTGGGCCAGCAATTACGTAGAT CTGATCACAGAACAGGCTGATATCGCACTGACCCGGGGAGCTGAGGTGAAGGGCCGCTGTGGCCACAGCGAGTCGGAGCTGCAAGTGTTCTGGGTGGATCGCGCCTACGCACTCAAAATGCTCTTTGTAAAG GAAAGCCACAACACGTCCAAGGGACCTGAGGCGACTTGGAGGCTGAGCAAAGTGCAGTTTGTCTACGACTCCTCCGAGAAGACCCACTTCAAAGATGCCGTCAGTG CTGGGAAGCACACAGCCAACTCGCACCACCTCTCTGCCTTGGTCACCCCCGCTGGGAAGTCCTATGAGTGTCAAGCTCAACAAACCATTTCACTAGCCTCTAGTGATCCACAGAAGATGGTCACCATGATCCTGTCTGCGGTCCACATCCAACCTTTTGACATTATCTCAGATTTTGTCTTCAGTGAAG ATCAAGATCTACAATATTTCCATCACAGGTGA
- the LAMP5 gene encoding lysosome-associated membrane glycoprotein 5 isoform X2, giving the protein MDLQGRAVPSVDRLRVLLMLFHTMAQIMAEQEVENLSGLSTNPEKDIFVVRENGTTCLMAEFAAKFIVPYDVWASNYVDLITEQADIALTRGAEVKGRCGHSESELQVFWVDRAYALKMLFVKESHNTSKGPEATWRLSKVQFVYDSSEKTHFKDAVSAGKHTANSHHLSALVTPAGKSYECQAQQTISLASSDPQKMVTMILSAVHIQPFDIISDFVFSEEAIWYHIGEEDRNAGIMKF; this is encoded by the exons ATGGATCTCCAAGGAAGAGCGGTCCCCAGCGTCGACAGACTTCGAGTTCTCCTGATGTTGTTCC ATACAATGGCTCAAATCATGGCAGAACAAGAAGTGGAAAATCTCTCAGGCCTTTCCACTAACCCTGAAAAAGATATATTTGTGGTGCGGGAAAATGGGACGACGTGTCTCATGGCAGAGTTTGCAGCCAAATTTATTGTACCTTATGATGTGTGGGCCAGCAATTACGTAGAT CTGATCACAGAACAGGCTGATATCGCACTGACCCGGGGAGCTGAGGTGAAGGGCCGCTGTGGCCACAGCGAGTCGGAGCTGCAAGTGTTCTGGGTGGATCGCGCCTACGCACTCAAAATGCTCTTTGTAAAG GAAAGCCACAACACGTCCAAGGGACCTGAGGCGACTTGGAGGCTGAGCAAAGTGCAGTTTGTCTACGACTCCTCCGAGAAGACCCACTTCAAAGATGCCGTCAGTG CTGGGAAGCACACAGCCAACTCGCACCACCTCTCTGCCTTGGTCACCCCCGCTGGGAAGTCCTATGAGTGTCAAGCTCAACAAACCATTTCACTAGCCTCTAGTGATCCACAGAAGATGGTCACCATGATCCTGTCTGCGGTCCACATCCAACCTTTTGACATTATCTCAGATTTTGTCTTCAGTGAAG AGGCAATATGGTATCATATTGGAGAAGAAGACCGCAATGCTGGCATCATGAAGTTCTAG
- the LAMP5 gene encoding lysosome-associated membrane glycoprotein 5 isoform X4 — MDLQGRAVPSVDRLRVLLMLFHTMAQIMAEQEVENLSGLSTNPEKDIFVVRENGTTCLMAEFAAKFIVPYDVWASNYVDLITEQADIALTRGAEVKGRCGHSESELQVFWVDRAYALKMLFVKESHNTSKGPEATWRLSKVQFVYDSSEKTHFKDAVSAGKHTANSHHLSALVTPAGKSYECQAQQTISLASSDPQKMVTMILSAVHIQPFDIISDFVFSEGN, encoded by the exons ATGGATCTCCAAGGAAGAGCGGTCCCCAGCGTCGACAGACTTCGAGTTCTCCTGATGTTGTTCC ATACAATGGCTCAAATCATGGCAGAACAAGAAGTGGAAAATCTCTCAGGCCTTTCCACTAACCCTGAAAAAGATATATTTGTGGTGCGGGAAAATGGGACGACGTGTCTCATGGCAGAGTTTGCAGCCAAATTTATTGTACCTTATGATGTGTGGGCCAGCAATTACGTAGAT CTGATCACAGAACAGGCTGATATCGCACTGACCCGGGGAGCTGAGGTGAAGGGCCGCTGTGGCCACAGCGAGTCGGAGCTGCAAGTGTTCTGGGTGGATCGCGCCTACGCACTCAAAATGCTCTTTGTAAAG GAAAGCCACAACACGTCCAAGGGACCTGAGGCGACTTGGAGGCTGAGCAAAGTGCAGTTTGTCTACGACTCCTCCGAGAAGACCCACTTCAAAGATGCCGTCAGTG CTGGGAAGCACACAGCCAACTCGCACCACCTCTCTGCCTTGGTCACCCCCGCTGGGAAGTCCTATGAGTGTCAAGCTCAACAAACCATTTCACTAGCCTCTAGTGATCCACAGAAGATGGTCACCATGATCCTGTCTGCGGTCCACATCCAACCTTTTGACATTATCTCAGATTTTGTCTTCAGTGAAG GAAACTGA